A region from the Aphis gossypii isolate Hap1 chromosome 1, ASM2018417v2, whole genome shotgun sequence genome encodes:
- the LOC114124663 gene encoding uncharacterized protein LOC114124663 has product MEVVEVNDYQCHSDGEEVVLLDLDKANGVEDSPEVHEVTVDDASSMDVLETCDDDSQDRMEITDVVIEIIPNDGGNTSVGTVADGDVSASSINNLSNDQTAEKEDDVQMDVDVEDKTVKPTNEVNKTEELNKNTNDTTDTNESVAKSKENAEEASEVNNKTNTTKSSVNETKKADGSLVLTKDKVTVTIPQHIAGRDMASLSEETLPRSGKRMLKPRFGVKVPYIHMTSQIVTQDEIAKELFERFQQKYPITRVDKPDKVFSMKLSHRLSNNISPSKTPDGKLKDVSKTSKKLSNSKNELSNRKTEKIDVDTNNKLAISKPDPNNKPDVKLSSSTQSIENNLSNIESPNVQESNNDSKESMEVNDSKHIEQITNTLQILDQSADQQVNNVSDDKNDEKISSNEELIAILEDFENIETPDTNGNQVPETPISTPSIPTPSIPTPAPSIPTPPKQPVMKKKIIRSTTRTKRSKPKLDPELEKQIALKQLQEVSRPKRFDSLYAKRKLEIEKKILAKNDLSSVLKRKKPTPDDVPEVKIAIDQYIKSYTDKRQSTVKAEPSSNDETICENTEEVVPEVKTNNVVKARTMREINRLLGDEGAINMIYSLEKRRSPGNNSAKNVLPSTRRKKKDLMLKTKLVKNAMLKMSSPATASLSSNRLGRRSDVCTPSISPENKCTRKTSIDSQGSDQSINFSGRKTIPADESKIIRKHSSSSEASSVGGSPLLPVPEAIPINSLPIKHTPVKALRVYTRKNKNSTDGTILNSSDPPFVEVSKGTSKNLVKTKNSTNPKVKKQAVPASTKLSRSLAESIKKETEDTTYNEITLRRYDGVVHITLTPVSTVMKNALNISVMEELMKELNNLENDDTCKVVLVSSAGRIFCQGLDIAPLVHDDPEKCKEAALNISSTLKKFITCLSDFPKLLVAGVDGAAVGLGATMLVHFDLVFASDKATFETPYAQLGHIAEGAATTILGRLLVAEMIMGSQRLTAGQAHYYGLVTRTLWPDRFHDELIPLVKALARQSLQAMITSKALQKQETKDKLAKALESETHILVQQWTGDECQQNLQAYLKDAVDNINT; this is encoded by the exons ATGGAAGTCGTCGAAGTCAACGATTACCAGTGTCATTCTGACGGCGAAGAAGTCGTTCTACTGGACCTGGACAAGGCGAACGGTGTAGAAGACTCCCCCGAGGTACACGAAGTCACTGTGGACGACGCCAGCAGCATGGATGTGTTAGAGACGTGCGACGACGACTCGCAAGATCGAATGGAGATCACTGACGTCGTTATCGAAATAATTCCAAACGATGGGGGCAATACGTCTGTTGGTACTGTTGCTGATGGTGATGTTTCTGCATCGTCTATAAACAACTTGTCTAACGACCAGACAGCCGAGAAAGAAGATGACGTACAAATGGATGTCGATGTGGAAGACAAAACTGTTAAGCCTACAAATGAAGTAAATAAAACcgaagaattaaataaaaacaccaaTGACACTACAGACACTAACGAATCTGTCGCCAAGAGCAAAGAAAATGCTGAAGAGGCGAGTGaagttaacaataaaactaaCACAACCAAGAGCTCAGtaaatgaaactaaaaaaGCAGATGGTTCTTTAGTTTTAACCAAAGACAAAGTAACTGTTACAATTCCCCAACATATAGCTGGACGTGATATGGCGTCTTTATCTGAAGAAACACTTCCTCGTTCCGGAAAACGAATGTTAAAACCTAGATTTGGTGTTAAAGTACCTTACATACACATGACAAGCCAAATCGTAACACAAGATGAAATCGCGAAGGAGTTATTTGAAagatttcaacaaaaatatccAATTACCCGTGTTGATAAGCCAGATAAAGTGTTTTCAATGAAATTATCACACCGATTATCTAATAACATTTCTCCATCAAAAACTCCTGatggaaaattaaaagatgTATCTAAAACTTCCAAAAAGTTatcaaattctaaaaatgaattatcgaatagaaaaactgaaaaaatagatgtagatactaataataaactgGCGATTAGTAAACCCGATCCTAATAATAAGCCAGATGTTAAACTATCAAGCTCAACACAAtccatagaaaataatttaagtaatattgaaAGTCCAAATGTTCAGGAATCCAATAATGATTCCAAAGAATCCATGGAAGTTAATGATTCTAAACATATTGAGCAAATAACTAACACTCTCCAAATTTTAGATCAGTCTGCTGACCAGCAAGTCAATAATGTGTCTGATGATAAAAACGATGAAAAGATATCTTCTAATGAAGAATTAATTGCTATACTGGAggactttgaaaatattgaaacaccAGATACAAATGGTAATCAAGTTCCAGAAACACCAATATCAACACCGTCAATACCGACACCATCAATACCAACTCCAGCACCATCAATACCAACACCACCAAAACAACCAgtaatgaaaaagaaaataatccgAAGCACTACTAGAACTAAAAGATCTAAACCGAAATTGGATCCAGAGCTAGAAAAACAAATAGCTTTAAAACAGCTTCAAGAAGTTTCAAGACCAAAAAGATTTGATTCTCTTTATGCTAAaagaaaattagaaattgaaaagaaaatattagcCAAAAATGATCTTAGTTCTGTTTTGAAACGTAAGAAACCAACACCTGATGATGTACCTGAAGTTAAAATAGCTATtgatcaatatattaaatcgtaTACAGACAAACGTCAATCAACCGTTAAAGCAGAACCATCATCCAATGATGAGACTATTTGTGAGAATACTGAAGAAGTTGTGCCTGaagttaaaactaataatgttGTTAAAGCAAGAACAATGAGAGAAATTAATCGTCTTTTAGGTGATGAAGGagcaataaatatgatttattcgCTTGAAAAAAGAAGATCTCCTGGTAATAATAGTGCAAAGAATGTTCTTCCATCAACTAGGCGCAAGAAAAAAGACTTAATGTTGAAaactaaattagttaaaaatgccATGCTCAAAATGAGTTCTCCGGCTACTGCATCATTGTCATCTAACCGTCTTGGACGCCGTTCAGATGTATGTACTCCATCCATTTCACCTGAAAATAAGTGTACTAGGAAAACTTCTATAGATTCACAGGGTTCTGATCAGTCTATTAATTTCTCTGGTAGGAAAACAATTCCTGCTGACGagtctaaaataattagaaaacatTCATCTAGTAGTGAAGCATCTAGTGTTGGTGGTAGTCCATTACTTCCAGTTCCTGAagctatacctataaatagttTGCCTATAAAACACACGCCTGTCAAAGCCCTTAGAGTATATacccgaaaaaataaaaattctactgATGGAACTATATTGAATTCAAGTGATCCGCCATTTGTTGAAGTGAGCAAAGGAACAAGTAAAAATTTggttaaaaccaaaaattctACCAAcccaaaagttaaaaaacaagCAGTACCAGCATCTACAAAACTTTCGA GATCATTAGCAGAAAGCATTAAAAAAGAGACTGAAGATACTACGTATAATGAAATCACTTTAAGACGTTATGATGGAGtagtacatattacattaacgCCAGTTTCTACTGTTATGAAAAATGCTTTAAATATATCA gtaatggAAGAATTGATGAAAGAGttgaataatttagaaaatgatGATACTTGTAAAGTGGTTCTAGTGTCTTCAGCTGGCAGAATATTTTGTCAAGGTTTGGATATAGCACCTTTAGTGCATGATGATCCAGAGAAATGTAAAGAAGCAGCTCTTAACATTTCATCAACTCTtaa AAAGTTTATCACATGCCTAAGTGATTTTCCCAAATTACTTGTAGCTGGTGTTGATGGAGCAGCAGTTGGACTTGGTGCTACTATGCTAGTCCATTTTGACTTGGTTTTTGCTAGTGATAAAGCAACTTTTGAAACACCATATGCACAACTTGGTCATATTGCTGAAGGTGCTGCTACAACTATTTTAGGTAGACTTTTAGTCGCGGAAATGATAATGGGTAGTCAGAGATTAACTGCTGGACAAGCTCACTATTATGGTTTGGTAACTAGAACACTATGGCCTGATCGATTCCACGATGAACTAATACCATTGGTAAAAGCATTAGCTAGACAGTCATTACag gCAATGATAACTTCTAAAGCACTTCAAAAACAAGAAACCAAAGATAAATTGGCAAAAGCATTAGAGTCTGAAACACATATCTTAGTACAGCAATGGACTGGTGATGAATGTCAACAAAATTTACAGGCTTACTTGAAAGATGCAGTTGACAACAttaatacctaa
- the LOC114124664 gene encoding kappa-scoloptoxin(11)-Ssd1b-like has protein sequence MWINYIAYTLISVVNVYCISTFTTVTSSKTDNAVFIYPGQAKSERDLGICEQHSVCNIVHLRFWFPNQVERLCKCPNREECPSKWSTNDNLSMPLDSRSQLKFCKPINELPDCTTKSDESITIVKSREDNNVQIKAKVHCNCPHHTTWELIKHEQKDQHNETTDISYVEDLFKCKKLKDCNAGEFCGYIRTDYYSTYTKCTCPYGHLCLHKDRQESTTYDMLFYGTSYRAECTLLSAELK, from the exons ATGTGgattaattatattgcataCACTTTAATAAGTGTAgtcaatgtatattgtatatctacATTTACAACAGTTACATCAAGTAAAACAGATAATGCAGTATTTATATATCCAGgacaa GCAAAAAGTGAACGAGACTTAGGAATTTGTGAACAACATagtgtatgtaatattgtacaccTCAGGTTTTGGTTTCCAAATCAAGTCGAACGATTATGTAAATGCCCAAATCGCGAAGAATGTCCATCAAAGTGGAGTACAAATGATAATCTTAGTATGCCATTAGATAGCCGTTCACAACTTAAG ttttgtaaACCCATTAACGAATTGCCTGATTGTACAACAAAATCTGATGAATCCATAACGATTGTAAAAAGTAGAGAAGATAACAATGTTCAAATAAAAGCCAAAGTCCACTGTAACTGTCCACATCACACAACTTgggaattaataaaacatgaacAAAAAGATCAACACAACGAAACTACTGATATAAGTTACGTTGAAGATTTATTCAAATGTaaaaag ttgaagGATTGCAATGCTGGAGAATTTTGTGGATATATAAGAACAGATTACTACTCAACGTATACTAAATGCACTTGTCCATACGGTCATTTGTGTTTACACAAAGATAGACAAGAAAGTACAACATacgatatgttattttatggaACATCATACAGGGCAGAATGTACACTGTTAAGTgctgaattaaaataa